One segment of Candidatus Angelobacter sp. DNA contains the following:
- a CDS encoding flagellar motor switch protein FliM, producing MSSQNPPNSSDSASAPATEDVAVLTAAGARETRKRGDIRSHDFRQSGFLTPSELRRIRLRHEQFIRGLASRMAMFLRTEFIVQPARVQIVGYQKFIESLPNPTHITLFKTDPLKGVGLLVIPPRLSLMIVDRLLGGPGQMPETSRDLSEIEIALTDQVATLVLSEWCNHWPEMRDLKPSLLGHENNSRFLQTAPADTAMLALTMNSGIGEQLEPIQILFPYATVEPLMRLLNPPMPENAATPARADKPKWNAEFNDVKVPVTAEWHGLKMSAGDITRLKSGDVVMLDPQCAAQVHLRFSHLPKFVGRPGTCSGKWAVQLTSPITT from the coding sequence ATGAGTTCTCAAAATCCTCCCAACTCATCCGACAGCGCGTCGGCTCCCGCCACGGAGGATGTCGCCGTATTGACGGCTGCAGGCGCGCGTGAAACCCGCAAGCGTGGCGATATTCGTTCGCACGACTTCCGCCAATCCGGTTTTCTCACGCCCAGCGAATTGCGCCGCATCCGCCTGCGCCACGAACAATTCATTCGCGGCCTCGCCAGCAGGATGGCGATGTTTCTGCGGACGGAATTCATCGTGCAGCCCGCCAGGGTGCAGATTGTCGGCTATCAAAAATTTATCGAAAGCCTGCCGAATCCCACGCACATCACGCTGTTCAAAACCGATCCGTTGAAAGGCGTGGGGCTCCTCGTCATTCCGCCGCGGCTCAGCCTGATGATTGTCGATCGCCTGCTTGGCGGCCCCGGCCAAATGCCGGAAACCAGCCGCGACCTCAGCGAGATTGAAATCGCCCTCACCGACCAGGTGGCCACGCTCGTTCTGAGTGAATGGTGCAATCATTGGCCGGAAATGCGCGATTTGAAGCCTTCGCTGCTCGGCCATGAAAACAACAGCCGCTTTCTCCAGACTGCGCCAGCCGATACCGCCATGCTCGCCCTCACGATGAACAGCGGCATTGGCGAGCAACTCGAGCCCATCCAGATCCTTTTTCCGTACGCCACGGTCGAGCCGTTGATGCGACTCCTGAATCCGCCGATGCCGGAAAACGCTGCCACGCCCGCGCGCGCCGACAAGCCGAAATGGAACGCGGAATTCAACGACGTCAAAGTCCCCGTCACTGCCGAATGGCATGGATTGAAAATGTCCGCGGGCGACATCACGCGCCTGAAAAGCGGCGATGTGGTGATGCTTGACCCGCAATGCGCGGCGCAAGTCCACCTGCGCTTCAGCCATCTCCCGAAATTTGTTGGCCGCCCCGGCACTTGCAGTGGCAAGTGGGCGGTGCAATTGACCAGCCCGATTACCACCTGA
- the fliN gene encoding flagellar motor switch protein FliN: MNATAENPTNLNLVLDVPVSLTIELGGCQLPMREVLQLNVGSVVQLDKPADAPVELSVNGKLIARGEVVVIEDRFGVKITEIIGSVPAM, translated from the coding sequence ATGAACGCTACCGCTGAAAATCCCACCAATCTCAATCTCGTCCTGGACGTGCCCGTGAGTCTCACCATTGAGCTCGGCGGCTGCCAGCTTCCGATGCGCGAGGTGCTGCAACTCAACGTCGGTTCCGTCGTGCAGCTTGATAAGCCCGCCGATGCGCCGGTGGAATTGAGCGTGAACGGCAAGCTCATCGCCCGCGGTGAAGTCGTGGTCATCGAAGATCGCTTCGGCGTGAAGATCACCGAAATCATCGGCAGCGTTCCTGCTATGTAG